AAAACGAGCCAAAACGGCAATAAAAACACAGAAAATATAATACCTACAAAACGAACCCATCGTAAAAATGTACCCACTGCCGGGTTTTGTCTAAACTCTTCTGCGTGCTGCACATGATGAAAATAAGTTGTTGGTGTAATCATTACACTTGGAGATGTATCAACAATAATTAATACATGCCCTTCTAATAAATGATTTGCCGCTACATCTGGTCTTTCTGTATAACGAATAAGAGGGAAAGGGTTATAACCCTGCTTCACTAAAAATTCTTCAATCGTTTTGTCAGCCATTGTAATTCCATCTACTTCAATACTTTCTAGTTCTTGCTTAATGATTTTTACCAAATCTGGATTCGCAACGTCCTGAACATAGGTAATACAAATATCCGTTTGTGACCGATCCCCAACCCGGATAATTTCGTTTCGAAGGCGCGGATCGCGAATACGCCTTCTTATTAGTCCTGTATTTACAATGATATTTTCTACAAAACCATCTCTTGCCCCGCGCACTACTTTTTCTGTATCTGGTTCTGTTGGTGTTCGTCCTGGATAACTACGAACATCGATTGCAAAGGCCTCTGTTTCACCTTCCACAAAGATAATAACAAGTCCCGATAATACTTGTAGCATTACCTCATCCATCGTTTTTACTTTACTTACTTGTTGATGGATAAGGCGATTTTCTAAAAGCTTAACTGTATCTTCTTCAACATCTCTTATTTCATTTGTATCTACTGCTTCTTCCAAAATGTGAATGAGGTAATTTGTATCACACAATCCATTTACAAATAATACACCGATTTCTTTATCAAGAATTTGAAACTTACGAATCCCGACATCAAATGTGACGCCAAGCCCAACTGTTTGTTTTAAATAATTTTCATTATCACTCAAGAAGGAAGAAATCGGAATATTAACTTTCTTCTGTTTCGTCATAAAACCCACTTCTTTCTAAAATTAATTGAATTGCTTTTTTGGTAATTGGTGATCCTCGCTCCCACTCATCATTTCCACACATTTTCCCTATATCACCAATTCCAACAATTACAGGCACATTTAATGCATCTAAACAATAAATCGTATCCCCATTAATTCTCCCAATTTCACCATCAGGAAGTCCAAATTTATCAACACCGTATTCTGTTAATCTGCCTTCTCGATCTACGCTGACATCTACACGCGCCCACTCCCAATGATGTGTATTAGATGCAACAGCTAAAATGCCAAGAACATCAATTTGTTTATGCATTGCCACATATTTTAACGCTTTTTCACCTGAACCTTCTCCTATAAATCCACTATCATCAAACATGACAAATACAGGGTCATATGGCGTTTGCATAATTAGCTCCACAATCTTTTTCCCTGTCAATTTCGTCGGATTACTTTGCGATGCTGAAATACACCTTCCGCCAAACTCCTTTGTTAACAGCTCAATTGCTCGCTTTGCATATTCATCTCCATCTGTCACCAAAATAACCCTTCGTCTCATTTGATTTATCCTTTCGGTTTACATATAAGTGCTACAAAAAATGCAAATAATATCGATGCTGAAATACCTGAAGAAGTCAAACTAAACATACCAATTCCAATTCCTAAGTAACCATGTTTTTCAGCCGCCTCTAGTGCTCCATGCAAAAGGGAATGTCCAAAGCTCGTTATCGGAACAGTTGCTCCAGCACCTGCAAATTTTATGAGCTTATCATATAGTCCAAAGCTATCTAAAACCGCTCCAATTACTACAAAAGTTGCCATCAAATGTGCAGGAGTTAATTTAGCAAAATCCAATAAAAGCTGTCCTACTACACAGATAGCTCCCCCAACGATGAACGCGTATACAAAATCCACAATTCACACCCCTTTTATCCTTTCAAATACAACGCCGTGTGCAATTGTCGGAATCGTTTCTTTTTGTTGTATCATAATCGGGCTTAACAACGCTCCTGTTGCAACTACAAAAATACGCTGTAAGTTTCCTTTTTTCATTTCTTGTAGTAAATGACCGTATGTTACAACTGCCGAACAGGCACAACCGCTTCCACCTGCAAAAACCTCTTCTTGATCCTTGTTATAAATCATTAATCCGCAGTCATTATATACATTTCCTAAGTCATACCCTTCCTCAAGTAAAAGTTGCTTCGTAATTGGTGCCCCAACACCTGATAAATCCCCTGTAACGATAAGATCATAATCAGCTGCACTTCTCCCTAAATCTTCAAAGTGCTGTTGAATCGTATGGGCAGCAGCAGGTGCCATTGCTGATCCCATATCAAAAGGATCTGTAATTCCTAAATCTTGCACTTTTCCAATGGTTGCAGCCGTTATTTTAATATTGCTCTGTTCTTTACTAATTAAAGCCGTCCCTGCCCCTGTAACAGTTGAAGTTGCTGAACCAGGTCTTTGCCCCCCGTATTCTGTCGGATAACGAAACTGCCGTTCTGCAGTTGCATTATGACTACTAACCGTAGCTATCACACGATTAGCAAAACCTCCATCAATAAAGGCCGATCCAATCGCTAGTGTCTCCATTGATGTTGCACAAGCGCTGAACATTCCTAAAAAAGGAATCCCAAGCTCCCTCGCCACATAATTTGCTGTAACGGTTTGGTTTAATAAATCTCCCGCTAAAAAAAAATCAATTTGCGAAGGCTTTATATCCCCCTTTTGTATGACCTGCTGAATTGAATCATTCATCAATCTTCTTTCAGCAAGCTCCCAATTTTCTTCCTCACAATGCAAATCATCATATGAAATATCAAAACACTTTCCAAGAGGACCTTCCGCTTCTTTTGGACCGACAGCAGTACCTGTTGCATTCACAAATATATTATTTTGAAATACCCATGTTTGCTTCCCTGTCAATCTCATATCTAATCTCCTTTAAGACAACCAAAGTTTAAACGTATATCGAATTAGACCAACAATGTATGCTCCAACAACTCCAAATACAATTACACTTCCAGCAAGCTTAAACATATTTGTAGCAACTCCGAGTACAATTCCCTCACTACGGTGCTCCATTGCCGCACTTGCCATTGAATTTGCAAATCCAGTAACAGGAACTGCTGAACCAGCCCCTCCGAATTGACCGATTTTATCATATACACCAAATCCAGTTAATATGACTGATAATAATACAAGTGTTGCTATCGTAGGATTTCCCGCATTTTGCTCATTAAAGTGAAAATAATACATATAAAATTTCATCAAGCATTCACCTACTGTACAAATCAGTCCACCTACAACAAAAGCTTTTACACAATTCATCACATAATTTGGCTTTGGATGATAATTTTTTACTTTATTTATGTAATCATCTTTTAATTTATTTTGGGCCATCTTGATACCTCCTATCTTGCAAAATAAATCCAATGAAATAAAGAGCCCATTACCTTTCCAAGTACAAGTGCAACGAGTAGAATGACAATTTTCCCATCTACGCCTACTCGTTTTGCTAATATAGGTAAAACATTCAATACCTCTGTCAAAGCCGCAGCAAGCATACCAATAAATGTTCCACAAAATAAGCCAAGTAAAACGAGCCAATACTGAGATGTTTGAAAGGTTATATCTCTTAAACTGCACCATGCTCCGGCCAAAGAACCACCAATTACGGCCCACTCAAAAAATTGAACCCGATGGCCACTCCTTGTTAACTGGGCTAAACGTGGGATTACACCAAGCACAGCTAAAAATGCCACATATCCCCCTCCAACTGCGATCCCACCAGCAAGCCCAATTACTATGACTACTCCATACTCAATCATCTGCGATTTGTTTTGCACTCTCTTTATTTTCATTGATCATGACATATTGATCGAGTGACTGTTGATACTGGAACATTTCCACTTCTAACGGACTTGGCTCTTCATTAATTCGTTTTTGAAACACATGATTAAAAAATAAGACCATCCCTAATCCCAGTCCTAAAGAATACGGAATTTGAAACAGGAGCGGTTTATAGTTGATTTCTCCCGTAATCATGTAATATAAGCGCCAGTGTACTTGCTGCATACTTACATCTTCATGAAAATAAATAATCGCAAGAGCCGCACCGACAAAAAGTAACATCCAAACCAATCCAAAGAAAATGGGGTGTACTTTCTTTTTTTCATAGACGATTTCTACAAGTGTTTGCCCAGGACCAAATAAATTAATTTGTATATGCTGCGTAGTTTGTTGAATCACTTGAATGATTTTCATCGCATCAATTACAACATGTGTTTTATCACGTTTTGTGATTTTATAGACAAGTTGCTTTTTTATTTTTTCTACTAAGCCAGAATCCCCAATTACTTGTGCAATATCTTCAATCTTCACCTCATATGAAGGGGATACTTGCAGACGATTTCGCATTTTGAGATAGATTGTTCGCTCCACTCCATTCACCTCTTTACTATTCCTCGTAGTTGTAGTATGGTTTCTGGAAAATTTTCTAATACAACTTTTTTTATAAAATGGAACTTTGCACGTTGGATTTTTAATGAATAATCACTCGGTGAATAAAGTAACTGTATTTTTTTAGAAGCGTTATTTTCATATTTTGAACTTTCAAGTGAGGTTTATTAAGGTTTCCTTTCCCCTCTATGACAAGTTTATACTTGAATTACATTCCTAATTTACATAATTATCAATAAATTACATAAATACTTCTGGGTGAATGAAATTTCTTGATTTTGGAAAGGATAACAACAGTAACATAAGATGCGATTTTTTCTTCTTCTCAATCTTATTTGAACTATCACTGGTTTCTAGTTCAAAGCAAAAAAATCGAATAGATGGCTATTCATCTATTCGATCTTTCATCTGTTTTAATATTTTCTTTTCAAGCCTTGATACTTGGACTTGTGAAATTCCAATTCGCTCTGCTACTTCTGATTGAGTTTGATCTTTATAATAGCGCAAATATACAATTAAGCGTTCACGCTCATCCAGTTCTCTAATTGCCTCTTTTAAAGCGATTTTATCAAACCATTTCGTTTCTGTTTGATCCGCGATTTGATCTAGTATCGTAATAGGATCTCCATCATTTTCATAAACTGTTTCATGTATGGATGATGGTGTGCGACTCGCTTCTTGCGCAAGAACAACTTCTTCTGGTGTCAACTCAAGCGCTTCTGCTACCTCATTAATCGTTGGAGCTCTTCCATATTCTTTAGAAAGCTCATCTTTCATCTTTCGAATCTTATTTCCAGTCTCCTTTAAAGAACGACTTACTTTCACGGATCCATCATCACGCAAAAATCGCTGTATTTCTCCAATAATCATTGGAACTGCATAGGTTGAGAATTTCACGTCGAATGACAAATCAAATTTGTCTACCGATTTCAAGAGTCCAATACAGCCAATTTGAAATAAATCATCTGGTTCATATCCTCGATTGAGGAAACGTTGCACAACTGACCATACAAGACGCATATTACTTTGGACTATTGTATCTCTTGCTTGTTGGTCTCCATCTTGACTTTTTTGAATTAACGCTTTTAACTCGTGGTCCTTTAACTGAGGTTTCTTCTTCTCATTTCTGACCTCAATGTCCATAGGCAATTCTCCTTAATTGCATAGAGCGTTACTATTTGATAAGTATTTTGTCAAATGGATTGTTGTCCCGAAAGATTCATTTGAAATAACTTCTACTTCATCCATAAAATTTTCCATGATAGTAAATCCCATTCCGGAACGCTCTAATTCAGGTTTAGTTGTAAAAAGAGGTTGCCTTGCCTCATCTAAATTAAAAATGCCAACCCCTTCATCTCGAATCGTGAGTTTCACCATTGCTTCTTCCAAAATCACTGAAATGTAAACAACACCTTCTGCATTCCCTTCATACCCATGAATAATTGCATTTGTGACTGCTTCAGACACAACTGTTTTTATCTCTGTCAATTCCTCCATCGTTGGATCCAATTGTGCAATAAAAGCAGCAACTGTGACGCGAGCGAACGATTCATTTTGACTTAATGCTGAAAATTGAAGGTTCATTTTATTTCTCATTTATGCCACCCCCAATGTCGCGAGCGCATGCGCTTCACTTTCTTCTAAGCGAATGATTTTAAACAGACCTGACATTTCAAATAAACGCTTTACAGGAGGTGAGATTGCACAAACGACCATCTCCCCTCCTAAACCTTTAACATGCTTATATCTGCCTAATATAACACCAAGACCAGAACTGTCCATAAATGTTAGTTTTTCTAAACTTAGTACAATATGATGAACGCGATGCGTCTCAATCATATCCGTTACTTTTGCTCGCAACTCTTCAGCAGTATGATGATCTAATTCACCCGCTAGCCGAACACATAAGACATCACGCTTTACTTCTAAATGCATGGAAAGACTCACACGATTTCCTCCTTATGCTTAAACTTGACTCATTTACATAAGGTTTTCGTGAACATAAAATAAGAATCCTTCCTACTGACAAAAGAAGTACTATTTCGTCATAATGTGAATCTTTCAGCAATTATTCTACCTTTTTCATGCATGAGGGTAAGAAAGTAGTAATACCTTTGCTTCTATTTCGATGTTGAAAACATCCCTAAACTTCTTTTAAATAGTTCCCACCAGCTCGCTGCAGCAACATCTTCTTTCGCTACAATCGTTTGCTTTAATAAAACATTTTTATCTTTTTTTATAACAAGTGTACCGAGTGCATCACCTTTTTTAATTGGTGCTTTTACTTTCTTTTCAGCGATAACTTCCTGTTTTACCTTGTCCATATTCTCGCCTTTTTTCATCAGAAGAGATACGTTATCCGATGAAACTAAATCTACCTTTTCTTTCTTCCCTTTTCCTACTTTTACTGTTTGAATTTTTTCACCACGTTTATACAATTTTTTCGTTGTATATTGTCCAAATGCATAATCAAGGAGCTTTGTTACCTGGTTGTTACGTTCTTTTGATGTTGGCGCTCCCATGACAACAGAAATGACACGCATGCCATTTTTTTCAGCTGATGCTGTTAAACAATATTTTGCTTCTGTTGTAAAACCTGTTTTCACCCCATCCACCCCAGGATAAAAACGAACTAATTTATTCGTATTCACAAGCCAAAACTTTTTCTCTGTATTTTCACGTAAGTAATCTTCATACTTTCCTGTATATTTTCGAATGAGTGGATATTTCATCAACTCTTTCGCCATAATTGACATATCATATGCTGTTGAATAATGGTCTTTCGCTGGAAGACCCGTTGGATTTTGAAAATGTGTATTTTTCAATCCTAAATCCTTTGCTTTTTTATTCATCATGTTTACAAAGCCTTCTTCTGAACCAGCGATATGCTCAGCAACCGCAACAGATGCATCATTTCCCGATGCAATTGCAATCCCTTTTAGCATTTCATTCACTGTCATCTCTTCACCCGGCTCAAGAAAGATTTGTGAACCACCCATTGAAGCTGCATGTTCACTTGCTCTGACTTTATCCTCTAGTTTTAGTTTTCCCTTTTCAACTTGTTCCATGATAAGCAACATTGTCATAATCTTTGTCATACTAGCAGGCGGCAGTTTTTCATTTGGACTTTTCTCAAATAAGACTTTACCTGTATCTTGCTCAATAACAATTGCTGACGATGCTTCCTCCGCTAACTTCGGTGTCTTTTCTACTTCTGTTTTCTCAGACTGCGCTTTCTCAGATTGTGCAAAGCCAACTGAAACACTAGAAAATAGCAACATGAAACAAACAAGTATTCCAAAAACTCGCTTCATGACTAACCCTCCATTCTATATCAAACCTATTTTTTCCAAACAATATGTTTTTATACCATATTTTTCTATAAATTTGTGTTGACAAACAAATCTATCATATATATTGTATTAAGTGTATTACATCTAGTAGTACACTTAAATTTCATCAGGAAGGAGACATTGCTCTTGCACATTCAACTTGATCCAAGAAGCAGCACTCCGATATGGGAACAAATTGTTCAAAGTATAAAAGAACTCGTACTAAAAAGCATGTTAGCACCAAACGATAAACTACCATCTGTACGTGAACTTGCTTCACTTCTTGTCATTAATCCGAATACAGTAAGCAAAGCGTACCAAGAATTAGAACGACAAGGAATTATTGAAACACTGCGAGGAAAAGGTACATTTGTCTCTCAATCGATTACACCGACATGGGATGAAAGGAAAATTGCTATGGTCCAAAAACAATTTCACCAACTATTACTAGAAGCTTCTTATCTTGGAATTACGAAAGAAAAAATTCACGACTGGATAGACTCATACTATAAAGAACTGGGAGGGAATACAGATGCTAAAAGTGACGAACATCAAAAAAACAATTGATAACCAAGTCATTTTAGACAATATTTCTTTCACATTACAAAAAGGAAGTATTGTTGGATTACTCGGAAGGAACGGTGCGGGGAAAACCACTTTACTTCGGACGCTTGTTGGGATTTTAGATCCGGATGACGGAACTGTTACATATGATGATATGGATGTTCATAAACATCCAGAAATTAAGCAGAAGGTAGCTTATGTACCGGATTCTACTAATATATTAAGTGGATATACAGTAAAAGAAATTGCGAAGTTTTATAAGACTGTTTATACAAACTTTAATGAAGAATATTTTTATCAGCTGCTAGGGCGCTTCAATCTACCTGAAAAACGCATTCGTAGCTACTCACGCGGTATGAAAGCACTTCTTGCTATTATTTTAGCTTTTTGTACAGGTGTAGAATACATTATTTTAGATGAACCAACCAATGGACTTGATCCAATTGTAAAAAGACAATTTTTGCAATTTTTAATTGAAGAAGTGGCAGAACGGGAGATTACCATTCTCATTTCTACTCATCATTTAGATGAAGTGGAAAAAATTGCAGACACGGTTATTATTTTAAAAAATCATACGATTGCTTCGATTACAGCGTTAGAAGATACAAAATCTCGCTACGCAAAAATA
This sequence is a window from Bacillus pseudomycoides DSM 12442. Protein-coding genes within it:
- a CDS encoding stage V sporulation protein AA; translation: MERTIYLKMRNRLQVSPSYEVKIEDIAQVIGDSGLVEKIKKQLVYKITKRDKTHVVIDAMKIIQVIQQTTQHIQINLFGPGQTLVEIVYEKKKVHPIFFGLVWMLLFVGAALAIIYFHEDVSMQQVHWRLYYMITGEINYKPLLFQIPYSLGLGLGMVLFFNHVFQKRINEEPSPLEVEMFQYQQSLDQYVMINENKESAKQIADD
- the spoIIAB gene encoding anti-sigma F factor, producing MRNKMNLQFSALSQNESFARVTVAAFIAQLDPTMEELTEIKTVVSEAVTNAIIHGYEGNAEGVVYISVILEEAMVKLTIRDEGVGIFNLDEARQPLFTTKPELERSGMGFTIMENFMDEVEVISNESFGTTIHLTKYLSNSNALCN
- a CDS encoding stage V sporulation protein AB codes for the protein MIEYGVVIVIGLAGGIAVGGGYVAFLAVLGVIPRLAQLTRSGHRVQFFEWAVIGGSLAGAWCSLRDITFQTSQYWLVLLGLFCGTFIGMLAAALTEVLNVLPILAKRVGVDGKIVILLVALVLGKVMGSLFHWIYFAR
- a CDS encoding D-alanyl-D-alanine carboxypeptidase family protein, which encodes MKRVFGILVCFMLLFSSVSVGFAQSEKAQSEKTEVEKTPKLAEEASSAIVIEQDTGKVLFEKSPNEKLPPASMTKIMTMLLIMEQVEKGKLKLEDKVRASEHAASMGGSQIFLEPGEEMTVNEMLKGIAIASGNDASVAVAEHIAGSEEGFVNMMNKKAKDLGLKNTHFQNPTGLPAKDHYSTAYDMSIMAKELMKYPLIRKYTGKYEDYLRENTEKKFWLVNTNKLVRFYPGVDGVKTGFTTEAKYCLTASAEKNGMRVISVVMGAPTSKERNNQVTKLLDYAFGQYTTKKLYKRGEKIQTVKVGKGKKEKVDLVSSDNVSLLMKKGENMDKVKQEVIAEKKVKAPIKKGDALGTLVIKKDKNVLLKQTIVAKEDVAAASWWELFKRSLGMFSTSK
- a CDS encoding GntR family transcriptional regulator → MHIQLDPRSSTPIWEQIVQSIKELVLKSMLAPNDKLPSVRELASLLVINPNTVSKAYQELERQGIIETLRGKGTFVSQSITPTWDERKIAMVQKQFHQLLLEASYLGITKEKIHDWIDSYYKELGGNTDAKSDEHQKNN
- the sigF gene encoding RNA polymerase sporulation sigma factor SigF, whose translation is MDIEVRNEKKKPQLKDHELKALIQKSQDGDQQARDTIVQSNMRLVWSVVQRFLNRGYEPDDLFQIGCIGLLKSVDKFDLSFDVKFSTYAVPMIIGEIQRFLRDDGSVKVSRSLKETGNKIRKMKDELSKEYGRAPTINEVAEALELTPEEVVLAQEASRTPSSIHETVYENDGDPITILDQIADQTETKWFDKIALKEAIRELDERERLIVYLRYYKDQTQSEVAERIGISQVQVSRLEKKILKQMKDRIDE
- the spoVAC gene encoding stage V sporulation protein AC codes for the protein MAQNKLKDDYINKVKNYHPKPNYVMNCVKAFVVGGLICTVGECLMKFYMYYFHFNEQNAGNPTIATLVLLSVILTGFGVYDKIGQFGGAGSAVPVTGFANSMASAAMEHRSEGIVLGVATNMFKLAGSVIVFGVVGAYIVGLIRYTFKLWLS
- a CDS encoding stage V sporulation protein AE, whose protein sequence is MRRRVILVTDGDEYAKRAIELLTKEFGGRCISASQSNPTKLTGKKIVELIMQTPYDPVFVMFDDSGFIGEGSGEKALKYVAMHKQIDVLGILAVASNTHHWEWARVDVSVDREGRLTEYGVDKFGLPDGEIGRINGDTIYCLDALNVPVIVGIGDIGKMCGNDEWERGSPITKKAIQLILERSGFYDETEES
- a CDS encoding spore germination protein, with the translated sequence MTKQKKVNIPISSFLSDNENYLKQTVGLGVTFDVGIRKFQILDKEIGVLFVNGLCDTNYLIHILEEAVDTNEIRDVEEDTVKLLENRLIHQQVSKVKTMDEVMLQVLSGLVIIFVEGETEAFAIDVRSYPGRTPTEPDTEKVVRGARDGFVENIIVNTGLIRRRIRDPRLRNEIIRVGDRSQTDICITYVQDVANPDLVKIIKQELESIEVDGITMADKTIEEFLVKQGYNPFPLIRYTERPDVAANHLLEGHVLIIVDTSPSVMITPTTYFHHVQHAEEFRQNPAVGTFLRWVRFVGIIFSVFLLPFWLVFVFDPTLLPEKLAFIGPNKMTHLPIILQIIMADIGLEFLRMASIHTPTPLSSATGLISAILIGQIAIDVGLFVPEVILYTAVSMIGIYATPSYELGLGNKLGKLFVIILTGLFHEIGFIIGMTMLILFLTSIKSLQTPYLWPFLPFDWGALKTILLRPAMSSLKVRPSIVHPQNIRRQK
- the spoIIAA gene encoding anti-sigma F factor antagonist, whose amino-acid sequence is MSLSMHLEVKRDVLCVRLAGELDHHTAEELRAKVTDMIETHRVHHIVLSLEKLTFMDSSGLGVILGRYKHVKGLGGEMVVCAISPPVKRLFEMSGLFKIIRLEESEAHALATLGVA
- a CDS encoding ABC transporter ATP-binding protein; its protein translation is MLKVTNIKKTIDNQVILDNISFTLQKGSIVGLLGRNGAGKTTLLRTLVGILDPDDGTVTYDDMDVHKHPEIKQKVAYVPDSTNILSGYTVKEIAKFYKTVYTNFNEEYFYQLLGRFNLPEKRIRSYSRGMKALLAIILAFCTGVEYIILDEPTNGLDPIVKRQFLQFLIEEVAEREITILISTHHLDEVEKIADTVIILKNHTIASITALEDTKSRYAKIQVAYERSLPQKLENLNNIKILNQTGKVYTILIESNVAITLEKFHKEQPLLLEELQMSLEDIFVTTFEEDSHVS
- the spoVAD gene encoding stage V sporulation protein AD gives rise to the protein MRLTGKQTWVFQNNIFVNATGTAVGPKEAEGPLGKCFDISYDDLHCEEENWELAERRLMNDSIQQVIQKGDIKPSQIDFFLAGDLLNQTVTANYVARELGIPFLGMFSACATSMETLAIGSAFIDGGFANRVIATVSSHNATAERQFRYPTEYGGQRPGSATSTVTGAGTALISKEQSNIKITAATIGKVQDLGITDPFDMGSAMAPAAAHTIQQHFEDLGRSAADYDLIVTGDLSGVGAPITKQLLLEEGYDLGNVYNDCGLMIYNKDQEEVFAGGSGCACSAVVTYGHLLQEMKKGNLQRIFVVATGALLSPIMIQQKETIPTIAHGVVFERIKGV
- the spoVAE gene encoding stage V sporulation protein AE, which codes for MDFVYAFIVGGAICVVGQLLLDFAKLTPAHLMATFVVIGAVLDSFGLYDKLIKFAGAGATVPITSFGHSLLHGALEAAEKHGYLGIGIGMFSLTSSGISASILFAFFVALICKPKG